Proteins from a single region of Cytophagaceae bacterium:
- a CDS encoding acyl transferase, which translates to MTLRDELKSAIISLGNHPLAFEKLALDIFKYQYDQNLVYKLYVDSLKKDIKKVDRIEKIPFLPIEIFKTHKVLNQNAESQLVFESSGTTSQNTSQHHIADLPLYELLSRKTFEQFYGPLTDYHIFALLPSYLERNNSSLVYMVQNFVYYSYSTLSGFYLDNIAEMIFQMKQAAKTNRKILLLGVSFALLDLAENETYSKVIREISLKLTIMETGGMKGRRKELIREELHGILKGAFGVNEIHSEYGMTELLSQGYSKGKGVFELANTMKILLREVNDPFSYLPSFAIGNTEQAVKYRGKTGGINVIDLANIDSCSFIETKDLGSFTEDYSKFTVMGRFDNSDVRGCNLLVS; encoded by the coding sequence ATGACACTTAGAGACGAACTCAAATCAGCCATAATTTCGCTTGGAAACCATCCATTGGCATTTGAGAAACTCGCATTGGATATTTTTAAATATCAATATGACCAAAACCTGGTTTATAAACTATACGTTGATTCTCTCAAAAAGGATATCAAAAAAGTCGACCGCATTGAGAAAATCCCATTTTTGCCCATAGAAATATTCAAAACACATAAAGTACTCAATCAAAACGCTGAAAGTCAGCTGGTATTTGAAAGCAGCGGTACAACCTCCCAAAATACCAGCCAGCATCATATTGCAGACCTTCCACTTTATGAGTTACTCAGCAGAAAGACCTTCGAGCAATTTTACGGGCCTTTGACAGATTACCATATTTTTGCTCTATTACCATCATATCTTGAACGAAACAACTCTTCTCTGGTATATATGGTTCAGAATTTTGTTTATTATTCCTATAGCACTTTAAGTGGTTTTTATCTTGACAATATCGCCGAGATGATCTTTCAAATGAAACAAGCGGCGAAAACTAACCGCAAAATTCTCTTATTGGGAGTAAGTTTCGCTTTGTTGGACCTGGCTGAAAATGAAACCTACTCGAAGGTGATTAGGGAAATCAGCCTCAAGCTCACCATCATGGAAACCGGTGGTATGAAAGGAAGAAGAAAAGAATTGATCAGGGAAGAACTTCATGGTATCCTTAAAGGTGCATTTGGGGTAAATGAAATTCATTCGGAATATGGTATGACTGAGTTGCTTTCACAGGGGTATTCGAAAGGCAAAGGGGTTTTTGAATTGGCAAATACAATGAAAATACTACTCCGGGAAGTAAATGACCCTTTTTCATATTTGCCAAGCTTTGCTATTGGCAACACTGAACAGGCTGTAAAATACAGAGGAAAAACAGGCGGAATCAATGTCATAGATTTGGCAAATATTGATTCCTGCAGTTTCATTGAGACCAAAGATCTGGGGAGTTTTACCGAAGATTATAGCAAATTTACTGTGATGGGCCGGTTTGACAATTCCGATGTAAGAGGGTGCAATTTGTTGGTAAGTTGA
- a CDS encoding dipeptidase — protein MKNRLTALILFVFFANSSQLFSQNNLEKAKNLAKNYIIVDGHVDLPYRLKVKNFRMEKEFVGIPIASESGDFDFKRAKKGGLDAPIMSIYIPASYEPADAQKLADSLISMVEYISAENPDYFQVAKTPKEISKITKKGKIALPMGMENGSPIITLADVAAYRAKGISYITLCHGKDNRICDSSYDTTGTWKGLSPFGKEVVVAMANEGIMIDVSHISDNSFYQVVEMAPVPVIASHSSSRFYTPDFQRNMSDDMVKKLAKNGGVIMINFGSTFLSNEVTEYRKSLQSEIKKILDEKGVKPRSDEAEAIMDEFFAKHPLAFTDVKKVADHIDHVRSLAGIDHIGLGSDFDGVGNSLPTGLKDVADYPNLIAELLNRGYSDKDIQKICSGNVFRVWNKVLAYAEKH, from the coding sequence ATGAAAAATCGTTTAACTGCCCTTATTTTATTTGTATTTTTTGCCAATTCATCGCAATTATTCTCTCAAAATAACCTTGAAAAAGCTAAAAATCTGGCTAAAAACTATATAATTGTTGATGGTCATGTAGATTTACCTTATCGTCTGAAAGTTAAAAACTTTAGGATGGAAAAAGAATTTGTTGGAATTCCAATCGCAAGTGAAAGTGGTGATTTTGATTTTAAGCGTGCTAAAAAAGGAGGATTAGATGCTCCAATCATGTCGATTTATATTCCCGCAAGTTATGAACCAGCTGATGCTCAAAAGCTTGCTGATTCGCTGATTAGTATGGTTGAGTATATTTCTGCTGAAAATCCGGATTATTTTCAGGTTGCCAAAACACCGAAAGAAATTTCAAAAATAACGAAAAAGGGAAAAATTGCCCTTCCAATGGGAATGGAAAATGGCTCTCCAATTATTACCCTAGCCGATGTGGCCGCATACAGAGCAAAAGGCATAAGTTATATTACGCTGTGCCACGGTAAAGACAATCGGATTTGTGATTCCAGCTATGATACTACCGGCACCTGGAAAGGTTTGAGTCCATTCGGAAAAGAGGTAGTTGTTGCTATGGCCAATGAAGGCATTATGATTGATGTGTCACACATCTCCGACAATTCCTTTTATCAGGTTGTAGAAATGGCACCTGTCCCGGTTATTGCCTCTCATTCTTCTTCCAGGTTTTATACGCCTGATTTTCAGAGAAATATGTCAGATGATATGGTTAAAAAATTGGCAAAAAATGGTGGTGTAATAATGATAAATTTTGGCTCTACTTTTCTATCCAATGAAGTGACAGAATACAGGAAAAGCCTGCAATCCGAAATCAAAAAGATATTAGACGAAAAAGGTGTAAAACCCAGGTCAGATGAAGCAGAAGCTATCATGGATGAGTTTTTTGCAAAACATCCACTAGCTTTTACCGATGTCAAAAAGGTTGCAGATCATATTGATCATGTTCGTTCATTGGCGGGAATAGACCATATTGGCTTAGGTTCTGATTTTGATGGAGTTGGAAATAGTCTGCCAACCGGCCTCAAAGATGTAGCTGATTATCCCAACCTTATTGCTGAGCTCCTAAATCGGGGATATTCTGACAAAGACATTCAGAAAATCTGTTCGGGCAATGTTTTCAGGGTTTGGAATAAGGTTTTGGCTTATGCCGAAAAACACTAA
- a CDS encoding alpha-amylase: protein MPKILNSNNIPRIFYEIFVRSFCDSNRDGIGDLNGITSKLDYLVELGVEGIWLTPFCKSNSYHKYDVIDYKSVDPEYGSMEDLERLIHESHARGIKVLFDFVINHTSSSHRWFQEAKKGKDNPFRNYYYWMTPEEIKKRGIEKRRETADSQETQPWHWAQKGEEEKYYGLFWSEMPDLNMDNPAVRKEIYEIGRFWLEKGIDGFRMDAAKHIYPDWEVNKAHDFWVEFRQKMETIKPEVYIVGEVWTSAEKIAPFFRGLKANFNFDLAFAIQDIVKTGKVEKDIVKMLLENYEIFSKENPDFIDATMLSNHDQNRIGSIAEGNIDKLKVAASLLLSLPGNSYLYYGEELGMKGTKPDENIREAFQWNSRFEDHERTNWRKPKFNSDSKTTPLRFQREDSQSLFNFYKKLIQIRKEIPALSQISPPNLKHSAIKHPHVISFIRPSAAGDVLVIQNVSEKNVVLDFKFQIKQEIFSNKNPEIKSQKLHLPAYGLGIYLL, encoded by the coding sequence TTGCCCAAAATCTTAAATAGCAACAACATCCCCCGGATTTTTTACGAAATCTTTGTCCGTTCATTTTGTGATTCCAATCGTGACGGAATCGGTGACCTCAATGGTATTACTTCCAAACTTGACTACCTGGTAGAATTGGGCGTGGAAGGAATCTGGCTTACCCCATTTTGCAAGTCAAACTCCTATCATAAGTACGATGTAATTGATTATAAATCAGTTGATCCCGAATATGGGAGCATGGAAGATCTCGAAAGACTGATTCATGAATCTCATGCAAGGGGAATTAAGGTTTTGTTTGACTTCGTCATTAACCACACCAGTAGCAGTCACAGATGGTTCCAGGAAGCTAAAAAAGGTAAAGACAACCCTTTTAGAAATTATTATTATTGGATGACCCCAGAAGAAATCAAAAAACGGGGCATAGAGAAACGACGGGAAACTGCTGATAGTCAGGAAACCCAACCCTGGCATTGGGCTCAAAAGGGTGAGGAGGAAAAATACTATGGATTGTTTTGGAGCGAAATGCCTGACCTTAATATGGATAACCCAGCGGTAAGAAAAGAAATTTATGAAATAGGGAGGTTTTGGTTGGAAAAAGGAATCGACGGCTTCAGGATGGATGCCGCAAAGCACATTTATCCAGATTGGGAAGTAAACAAAGCCCACGATTTTTGGGTGGAGTTCCGCCAAAAGATGGAAACCATAAAACCCGAAGTTTATATAGTAGGAGAGGTCTGGACCTCAGCAGAAAAAATTGCCCCTTTTTTCAGGGGATTAAAAGCCAACTTTAATTTTGATCTGGCCTTTGCCATTCAGGATATTGTAAAAACGGGCAAAGTTGAGAAAGATATTGTGAAAATGCTTTTGGAAAATTATGAAATATTTTCAAAAGAAAACCCGGATTTCATTGACGCCACTATGCTCAGCAATCATGATCAAAACCGTATAGGAAGCATCGCTGAGGGCAATATTGACAAATTGAAGGTGGCGGCAAGTTTACTCCTGTCCTTACCAGGTAATTCATATCTGTATTATGGAGAAGAACTTGGGATGAAAGGAACCAAGCCCGATGAGAATATCAGGGAGGCTTTTCAATGGAACAGCAGGTTTGAGGATCATGAACGCACCAATTGGAGGAAACCAAAATTTAATTCTGATTCAAAAACCACGCCTTTGCGTTTTCAGCGGGAGGATTCTCAATCGTTGTTTAATTTTTACAAAAAATTGATACAAATAAGAAAAGAGATTCCAGCACTTTCACAGATTAGCCCACCAAACCTGAAGCATTCAGCTATCAAACATCCTCACGTAATCTCATTTATCCGGCCTAGTGCTGCCGGAGATGTGCTAGTTATCCAAAATGTAAGTGAAAAAAATGTTGTTTTGGATTTTAAATTTCAGATAAAACAAGAAATATTTTCGAATAAAAATCCTGAAATAAAATCCCAAAAACTTCACCTTCCTGCCTATGGATTAGGGATTTATTTGTTGTGA
- the tnpA gene encoding IS200/IS605 family transposase, producing MPYIKVYIHFVWSTKNRIPYLKTKKIRSLIWNHIFHNARNKGIFVDSVNGYSDHCHCLISLGANQNIQKIMQLIKGESSFWVNKEKIIGDTKFEWQEEYFAVSVSESKIGIVRNYIKNQEEHHRKKTFQEEYEEFISKYGFERFTDK from the coding sequence ATGCCATACATAAAAGTTTACATACATTTTGTTTGGAGTACAAAAAACAGGATTCCATATTTAAAAACTAAAAAGATTAGAAGTCTGATCTGGAACCATATTTTCCATAATGCACGAAATAAAGGAATATTTGTGGATTCTGTAAATGGATACTCTGACCACTGCCATTGCCTTATTTCATTGGGTGCCAATCAAAACATCCAAAAAATCATGCAGCTTATCAAAGGGGAATCGTCCTTTTGGGTAAACAAAGAGAAAATTATTGGAGATACAAAATTTGAGTGGCAAGAAGAGTATTTTGCTGTTTCAGTTTCAGAGTCTAAGATTGGAATAGTTCGAAATTATATCAAAAATCAGGAAGAACATCACAGAAAGAAGACATTTCAAGAAGAATATGAAGAATTTATAAGCAAATATGGATTTGAAAGATTCACAGATAAATGA